In the genome of Rhipicephalus microplus isolate Deutch F79 unplaced genomic scaffold, USDA_Rmic scaffold_21, whole genome shotgun sequence, one region contains:
- the LOC142785326 gene encoding uncharacterized protein LOC142785326 isoform X2, which yields MPRFSFMCLGFSAGTSNLVVIETPVPVEDRRDYLNFALPSFGCYEELLSRGTPISGPVQRAIVDKLFQECFKLAWYSSRELYRTAAERLVQTYPHLADKLGAKTSGLESWVLSLRNKFKNMWKKVENCPPEMAEKRAQSLHKRPRQPQGDVLNKKLCRLFLLLEFDILDKKNVVDEFSQGCQNLCDLALRNGDDIEVAKFSKAAGDNPILSALEFAAARCNEALHAILLEVSTLELNACQHVHVICTNDLIYAAEHCLYFIFKRCKKKERTPSPLW from the exons ATGCCAAGGTTTTCATTTATGTGTCTTGGTTTCAGTGCTGGTACTTCAAACCTTGTGGTGATTGAGACACCTGTGCCCGTGGAAGACCGGCGGGACTATTTAAACTTTGCCCTTCCGTCCTTTGGATGTTACGAAGAGCTACTGTCAAGGGGCACACCCATCAGCGGGCCAGTTCAACGCGCCATCGTCGATAAACTTTTTCAAGAATGCTTCAAGCTAGCTTG GTACTCATCACGGGAACTTTATAGAACGGCAGCCGAAAGGCTGGTGCAGACATACCCGCACCTGGCCGACAAACTTGGTGCCAAGACAAGTGGCTTG GAGTCATGGGTCCTGAGTCTCAGGAACAAATTCAAAAATATGTGGAAGAAAGTGGAGAATTGCCCTCCAGAGATGGCTGAAAAGCGGGCCCAGAGCCTACATAAAAGGCCGCGGCAGCCTCAAGGAGACGTTTTGAACAAGAAGTTGTGCCGCCTCTTT CTGCTGCTTGAGTTCGACATTCTTGACAAAAAGAATGTCgtggatgaattcagccaagggtGCCAAAATCTGTGCGATTTGGCACTCAGAAATGGAGACGACATAGAAGTGGCCAAATTCAGCAAAGCTGCTGGAG ATAACCCTATACTCTCAGCACTGGAATTTGCAGCGGCTCGCTGCAATGAAGCCCTTCATGCTATTTTGCTGGAGGTGAGTACTTTAGAATTAAATGCATGTCAACATGTTCACGTGATTTGCACTAATGATTTGATATATGCTGCAGAACATTGTCTATACTTTATTTTTAAGCGATGCAAGAAAaaagaacgcactccctcacctctctggtga
- the LOC142785326 gene encoding uncharacterized protein LOC142785326 isoform X1 produces MPSLSLTMLMLLNHCVLYFVKHSLSTRQLRLSRASFECASPLEEVINQPVYTSQAAALSSDAVHPTAGTSNLVVIETPVPVEDRRDYLNFALPSFGCYEELLSRGTPISGPVQRAIVDKLFQECFKLAWYSSRELYRTAAERLVQTYPHLADKLGAKTSGLESWVLSLRNKFKNMWKKVENCPPEMAEKRAQSLHKRPRQPQGDVLNKKLCRLFLLLEFDILDKKNVVDEFSQGCQNLCDLALRNGDDIEVAKFSKAAGDNPILSALEFAAARCNEALHAILLEVSTLELNACQHVHVICTNDLIYAAEHCLYFIFKRCKKKERTPSPLW; encoded by the exons atgccaagtttgtccctcactatgctgatgttgttgaaccactgcgtactctacttcgtcaagcacagcctttcaACTCGTCAGCTGaggctgagcagagcttcattcgag TGCGCCAGCCCCCTAGAGGAGGTGATCAATCAGCCTGTCTATACCAGCCAAGCAGCTGCATTGAGCAGCGATGCTGTTCATCCCAC TGCTGGTACTTCAAACCTTGTGGTGATTGAGACACCTGTGCCCGTGGAAGACCGGCGGGACTATTTAAACTTTGCCCTTCCGTCCTTTGGATGTTACGAAGAGCTACTGTCAAGGGGCACACCCATCAGCGGGCCAGTTCAACGCGCCATCGTCGATAAACTTTTTCAAGAATGCTTCAAGCTAGCTTG GTACTCATCACGGGAACTTTATAGAACGGCAGCCGAAAGGCTGGTGCAGACATACCCGCACCTGGCCGACAAACTTGGTGCCAAGACAAGTGGCTTG GAGTCATGGGTCCTGAGTCTCAGGAACAAATTCAAAAATATGTGGAAGAAAGTGGAGAATTGCCCTCCAGAGATGGCTGAAAAGCGGGCCCAGAGCCTACATAAAAGGCCGCGGCAGCCTCAAGGAGACGTTTTGAACAAGAAGTTGTGCCGCCTCTTT CTGCTGCTTGAGTTCGACATTCTTGACAAAAAGAATGTCgtggatgaattcagccaagggtGCCAAAATCTGTGCGATTTGGCACTCAGAAATGGAGACGACATAGAAGTGGCCAAATTCAGCAAAGCTGCTGGAG ATAACCCTATACTCTCAGCACTGGAATTTGCAGCGGCTCGCTGCAATGAAGCCCTTCATGCTATTTTGCTGGAGGTGAGTACTTTAGAATTAAATGCATGTCAACATGTTCACGTGATTTGCACTAATGATTTGATATATGCTGCAGAACATTGTCTATACTTTATTTTTAAGCGATGCAAGAAAaaagaacgcactccctcacctctctggtga
- the LOC142785326 gene encoding uncharacterized protein LOC142785326 isoform X3, which produces MPSLSLTMLMLLNHCVLYFVKHSLSTRQLRLSRASFECASPLEEVINQPVYTSQAAALSSDAVHPTAGTSNLVVIETPVPVEDRRDYLNFALPSFGCYEELLSRGTPISGPVQRAIVDKLFQECFKLAWYSSRELYRTAAERLVQTYPHLADKLGAKTSGLESWVLSLRNKFKNMWKKVENCPPEMAEKRAQSLHKRPRQPQGDVLNKKLCRLFLLLEFDILDKKNVVDEFSQGCQNLCDLALRNGDDIEVAKFSKAAGGKTCKCHFHLDIWRSR; this is translated from the exons atgccaagtttgtccctcactatgctgatgttgttgaaccactgcgtactctacttcgtcaagcacagcctttcaACTCGTCAGCTGaggctgagcagagcttcattcgag TGCGCCAGCCCCCTAGAGGAGGTGATCAATCAGCCTGTCTATACCAGCCAAGCAGCTGCATTGAGCAGCGATGCTGTTCATCCCAC TGCTGGTACTTCAAACCTTGTGGTGATTGAGACACCTGTGCCCGTGGAAGACCGGCGGGACTATTTAAACTTTGCCCTTCCGTCCTTTGGATGTTACGAAGAGCTACTGTCAAGGGGCACACCCATCAGCGGGCCAGTTCAACGCGCCATCGTCGATAAACTTTTTCAAGAATGCTTCAAGCTAGCTTG GTACTCATCACGGGAACTTTATAGAACGGCAGCCGAAAGGCTGGTGCAGACATACCCGCACCTGGCCGACAAACTTGGTGCCAAGACAAGTGGCTTG GAGTCATGGGTCCTGAGTCTCAGGAACAAATTCAAAAATATGTGGAAGAAAGTGGAGAATTGCCCTCCAGAGATGGCTGAAAAGCGGGCCCAGAGCCTACATAAAAGGCCGCGGCAGCCTCAAGGAGACGTTTTGAACAAGAAGTTGTGCCGCCTCTTT CTGCTGCTTGAGTTCGACATTCTTGACAAAAAGAATGTCgtggatgaattcagccaagggtGCCAAAATCTGTGCGATTTGGCACTCAGAAATGGAGACGACATAGAAGTGGCCAAATTCAGCAAAGCTGCTGGAGGTAAAACATGCAAGTGCCATTTCCACTTAGATATATGGAGAAGCAGGTAA